Genomic window (Vitis riparia cultivar Riparia Gloire de Montpellier isolate 1030 chromosome 4, EGFV_Vit.rip_1.0, whole genome shotgun sequence):
aACAGATTAATTTTAGAACTTTgctaattttaaattagttttctcTTTTCAGTTAATGAAGATTCTTAATTGGTTTATTGGTATTCCTTTTTCCTTGATGATCTTGCTGATTGAATCTATTGAGCTTTCCACATCTGTTCTATTTTTGGTCTGATTGATTCATCACATTGTTGCCACGGCTCTAATTTTGAACATGATTTGTTCTCCTTCTATTGGTTCATCCATGCACTTGTTGGTGATTATGTTTGTAATTGGGAGTTGGATGACGCACCATAAGCATGTCATATTGAGAAAAAGTGTTGAAATAACTCacctatatatttttgaagttcaaatggAATAAACATTCTATAGatggaaatcaaaattaaattagatcATTCATTTAAAAACAGAACTGATGTTTTGTCTATAACAAACTTGTGGAAAAGGTCatgttatatttaatatttgtaacTAAGAAAACTCCCAATTGAGAGAGTTCTAGTCCATTTTCCTTTCTGATTTCTACTTGCATTTGATGGAATTTTACTACGATCAAGTATTTATCATTTATTCTCTCTGTTGGTTGATTTTTGGAACAGGTGGTGGAAGTTTCTACCTCCAAAACAGGGAAGCATGGACATGCCAAGTGTCACTTTGTGGGGATAGATATATTCAATGGCAAAAAACTCGAAGATATTGTCCCATCATCCCACAATTGTGATGTGAGTGTCCTTTCATATATACATACAGCTGGCATCCTATTCTTGGGTTTCCAATGACGTGTTAGaaaattatcatatataatCTCTTCACTTTTTATGTTCTCTCTTGGTGCAGGTTCCACATGTTACCCGAACTGACTATCAGCTGATTGATATTTCTGAAGATGGATTTGTGAGTGATCTTCTGTGTGAAACTTTGTATTGAGTACACAAATTCTTAGTACTTTATACTTTGCACGAATGATTTCAAGTAGAATATAGCCTACAATTCATGGGTTTATTTAGGGTTAAGTGTGTTAATGTATTTGGTGAACCATGCCACTTGATTGGTACATGACATAATTTGGATGTTTGTGTGATACTACACTTGTTAGCAGTTAAATTTACTATGTTATTTTAGATGCCGAAATGGTTTTActtctttttggtgaaaaaaatcaaatgccAAAAAATATGTAGATCGGCTAtgttacttatcaaaaaaatatatagattggCTATGTCAGCTAGTGATGGTTGACAATGTACTGTTTTCATTCTGTTTGCTCACCCTTTTTGCATAACCTTCCCTGTCATTTGGTCTGAGGTTGAGgtgcaatttgttttcatttgtcaCCTTGCCTGAACAAATATTGATTTGGTCATGTCAATTAAAACGACTGGAATTTGACTTTGTTGTAGGTGAGTCTTTTAACTGATAGCGGTGGTACGAAGGATGATTTGAGGCTTCCCACTGATGAGAATCTGCTTACCCAGATTAAGTATGGAATATGATCCTTTCAACAAGTAAACTCAGATATTTGTGGTTGCATTAAAAGTTGTTTAGCTTTACTTCTCCCCctcacaaaattttcaaaattaccaAAGAGATCACTACTGGAAGACATCACCCATGCCTTCTCACGGGACTGCCCTCTTAGTCCACAAGGGGAAACATTAATAATAGAACTGGGAgtataaagaatttgaaaagaattaaaaagggTTAATGACTTTATAATGCTTGTACTCCATGTGTGcaaattttgatgaatcaaaATTTACTCTGGTGGATTGCACGGATCTTAAATCTGGGTTTGAATGATACTGCCGGAAAATTACTGCAAAGAACATGTGCCTGACTGCCCAGATTATGATAAATTCTATATCGGTTTTGTGTATGCTTTGGGTTCAGATTAAGGATGGATTTGCTGAAGGAAAGGACCTTGTTGTGACGGTCATGACGGCCATGGGAGAAGAGCAGATCTGTGCACTCAAGGACATTGGCCCCAAGAACTAAGTTTTAAGAGTTTCACTCATTGAAAGGCCTTAACATCCATAGACTGAGCTCTCCATCAAACAAGTATCTCTGGTGCCGTAAGTTGCATTATTGACAGTTATGGATATGAACCCCCACCCCCATAATCATGGCTTTTGGAAAAGATTTGGTTGGGTTTAAACATAATTAAGATATGTTGACATGGTGTTATAAGACATTTCTGGATTTTCTGGATATAAATGCTTCTGATACTTGGGTTTGTTTTCTGAAACTGGGATTGAAATAATTAGTTTCTGAACAGATTTTGTTTTACCCTTACCATTAAGCTGTTGTATTTTTAGaacataagttttaaaatgTTGATTTAGCCCATGAGATCTAGCCTTGGTTTTGACAACAATTGGTAGTTGGGTGCCCCTTGAAAATGTGGGTCATTTACATATGCTGTCTGTTTTTTGGAGGTGCATGAAATCCTAGTCACCCAACATCTTATCCTTTTTCAAGTGCCAAAGTCTTTTCTTAGCCTCTTCAGTAGTGAATGACATGTGATGATTGAATTGGTCTGTTGGGGTCTTATctcaaacttgtttttaaaaattatttttcaaaaataaaaaaaccttaaaaccaTTTTAAGGTACCCAAAagcaaatagttttttttttttttttttcatgtttcacaggtttttaaaattagttgtggttgtttctagaaaatatttttattttgtataaattttgtAGATTTCATTTATATAGATGTGAAATTAAATTCactttaagttttattaaataatatatatataaattattaatgaattaaagaaatttttttttgggaaaatatgaatattaattgtATGATAAGatcaaaaatcatatttttttactatttaaaattacaattagaacaaattgaaagaaataataaagaatccaaccaagaattaaaataagaaaaaataagataccttacaataagataaaaaatagtctactttaaaatatattgtaatagtgattataacttaaatttatttaatttttttataattataattaaattaaagtttgtaattaaaaattttaaaatttatttaatatttaaatttaataaagaaagtGACCATGTGaaatattaattcattttgtaatgtgataatttctttttattcttgaatGAAATGAAGGCCATGAAAAATTTGTCCCATTCATATAACCATAATACTTATAGTTGTtctaaatttcaatttgaatattaaattaaattatcaatatttggGAGGAGACTTTTCATCCCAAAGTGACAATTATATGTCTCATGATCAAggatatttgagattttttgcttatATAAggtttttcaatgttttcatgtTGGAATTAGTTACTAGTTctaattttatacaaatttataatttttgggaATTAGTTGGAATGTGTTCATATTTATTAATAGGTTTTTGGTTCACATGGCCTATTGCGATAAATGCTTGTCAAAAAGCGTTTGTAACTAATTGTGTAGGggattttggtttattattaGATAGGAATTTTGGGTCTTTATTGGATAACAGGTAGTTTCGAATTTCGGGATTTCTTCGAAATATTCATTTAATTCGGGAGGAATTAGTTTGATGCTTTATTATATTGCTTTTTATGAAATGATTCATAGACCTTACATATTATATTGGAATCATATATAATAACttgatttataattataataatgggacaaattttttatttgtttctttgtgTGCTTTATTCTTATTTGTCGGCGGTTGTTGAATCGGCTCAATTTCCCCTTCATGATGGTTACCCGATGCAATGGAGGGGCCTACTCCTATTTCGACTCTTATACCATGTTGCTACTATGGTAGTAGTGAGAATTTTTCTTAAACTTCTTTTTATTCAACCtcgtcgtttttttttttcaaattatctgattaacattttattatttttcttaaaaataccaaaaatagaaaaccaaaagaaattaaaattaatattgctctcatatttatatctatttatttttagaacaaaaggaTAATTTATTCGTTTAAAGACagaatgaatatatttattaagaGATAtgcataagaagaaaaatatcataatcaCCATAATCTCCATCCTCATCTATTTAGATATTAATCTATTTcctttatattaaataaaaatagggaaaaaatcaattaaaatttgaaaaactatattaaaattatcaaaatattcactcttttcccaaaatttatcattatgccttttatcaaatatagagataaattaaatttgaaatctaaaaaaaaaactaaataaaaataaaatggtagaaaatatttctcttagctttttttcttttttttttccctctcttctTGTacatttgtttttgaattttttgcttaaaaataaaaactcatagCACTAATAGGTTATTATTCTGTGTTTcccgtttttaaaaataaaataaaatagataatagaaaaaggaaaatataaagaaaaacagTATAAAGACagataaaattaaacatgatatttttcttcttctctcatcATGCCCCGATcttaatataaaacatatttaaatatgatatttctttaataaataataaaatcaggGTTGTCTTTCCCCAAATTGAGGATTTGgggattaataaataaatttcaacaattaaacACACATCTAGTTGTAAATCCATAATTCTAAATATGCctcaaattaaatattgaaattttctaacattttctcACTAACCAAGCATAGAGAATTACTTTAGGCTACAAAACATGTTTAAAGTAGTgcatacaaattatttttaaaaacacatatTTCATGTTACaaacagatttttatttaacatattagtattttctttttcttttattccttaataaattaatactttctatcctcttttatttttaatatatttatttatttttaataaaaaaaaattgtttccttctCTTGATTGATAAGGAGATTTTGgtttgaagaaaatgatttatGAAGAatattagtgaaaaaaaaaaatgatgattttataattatcattcactttttccatatttttctcataatcaattgttttcaaataattttttttgatttATGAACATTTCTTTTATTGTGTGTGCAATAGATGAACTCTTAATAAATATatctattatttctttaaaataataaattatcttctcgttcaaaacaaaattaaataaatataaaaatgagatagatattattttgatttactttaattttttattttcggTATTTTCGATATTTTCGATATTTTTAATGTCAATAATGAAAACTAAAGTTTAATTGGATTTGTGAGATAAAATTGAGAATGAAAAAATTTGGGTTTTTGAAGATGTAAATTTTTTAGGAAGTTTctctaaaagaaacaaaaaatgggTTACTTGGAAAATGATCctatttatgaaatatataaaagataaaattaaattcactttaattataaatctatatataatttatttattatgtacaattaaatttaatttaattaagatgaaaaaaataaaattgaactttattttaaaataaagtttttactatataaactaaaattagggggaaaaaaaaagaaaagaaaaagaaaacctagttcttttgaaataaataataattaaaaaatattcattatatcataaataaataatttttataagataaattgaattttcatttttgtcttaTTAAGGAATAGGTCTCAcccatataaaattaataaattaaggaataaaaggaaagagaaaagggcAAGGAACTTACTGCAGGAAGTGTGGTACGTGAGAATagggaataaaaatatatgttttgtcagttttttaaaaacagttatgaaaaataatttttgagaaaaaacaaaattttatttggaatctaaaatatttttaaaaataattattatatttagtgttttatttttaatcattttatataattgcataattacattttaaaataatcttcataaaaaaagtaaaaataataaaaaataattaaaatatgttttctaaaaatattttattttttgtttttaaaaataaaaaataaaaaacaatttttagttgtaaaataaaaaactattctaaaaaacatataaatctATGATTGGAATgactatttatttctattataatatttgatattaataggaatagaaatgaaaaataaataaattaataataatacatgtttaaagtaatttttgtattttcatttttaaaaaattaacaataaaaaatcatacaaccctaatataaaaatattcaattatttattttataaaaaaattgaataatttgtcatgtttaagaagttataaatttatattttgccataaaaaagagaaaaaataaatttcttaccATACTTAAATTCTTAAAGATAGCAAATACTTTTCCTATTCCCACTACTAattctttttgactttttttaacttttcgtACGTCTTGTGCATGTGAAGAAAGAAGTGGTGAGTTAGATTTGCATGTCCCACAAAAATCCGGCCATTCTTGTTTGCACAACCACAAAATGAAAAGCCTTATTTGGAAAGCTATATACAAAGGACCTCTTGTAGGTTagagaaaagacaaaaaaaacactacatatagcttgaaagaaagaagaaattctATACaatagaaatggaaattaatctacacattcaaaaaaaataaaatataagtcacTGGTCATGGCCATCATCACCAAAGTCTGGGGGAAGAAAAATTTGCTGATCGGATTGGGTTCAAGCTAGGCATTTTATAGTCTGTAGTTGAATCTAAGTTGGCATTACCAATGTTGACTCCTGTCACATAGCCTGGGTTCAAATTCATAGTCGAAGCAAAGCCCGTGTTGTCAAACTCACTGTACATGCCCCATGAATGATCGGGAAATGGGTATTCCATGGATTGCATCAGGTTGCTGTTGTGGCCATGGAAAGAAACATCAGTTCCAGCCGGAGGAAGAACTTGAAGGTTGTCCTGGGAAAACACAGCATTTGCACTGGGCATTTGAATAATAGGCTGTTGCAGTTGCTGTTGATTTTGGAGAGCCTGATGACTATTAATATTCTGATTATATTGGTAACTATTCCTATCTTCTCCGGAATCCATTCCACCACCAACTGTGTGCTGATTATTGGCCTCATTAGGATTAGGGTTGCGGTCGAGTCTTGGAATCTTAGAGCGTGATGGGCCTGATTCATCAACCCCAGACTCATGCCGTGATCTTTTGCTGACCCTTTCGTCTTTCTTATAGACTTTGCATAGAACACATTCATCCAACTGCAACAAACAAGAAACATCTTAAGATACAATATAGACTAAATGAAAAAGGGACTTAATATATACGTACCCTCATATCATTGACACCAGTTCTTCTTGGAGGCTCTGGAGGAGGTTCAGCAACTCTGAATTCATGCATGATCCAGTTGGTTTTGACTCCTTTAGGTGCACTTCCTCGGTAGAAGACTAAAACCTTCCGGTACCCCACCGTTCGATCCTCAAATTTGATCTCTTTATCAGCTCCGGTGGCCTTCCAGTATCCACCTCCGACTGACCTATTGGGACGTTGCCCATTCCGATATTTCTTGTCCCTTGGCGTGAAATAGAACCATTCACCATTCCCAGACGGCTTGTATCTCGctgaataaaatcaatcaaaataaaaatcaattcacATAAGCCCACAATACTAAAGAGAAGTAAAACCCTACTAAAACCCTTGTTCAAAACATCTTTGCAAGCCATTTAAACTTAGCCAAAAACAAACGACCGCCCATGTTACATCTCATTCAATGCTCATTCACAAGATCATTGTAATCGAAAGAGAAAGGGTAAAGAATATGTAAAGAAGCAGATGAACTtgattaatataaaaacaagaaacctgCAAGTTCCTCAGGATCATAAGCATAGAGATTGACTTCTATGATCTTGTTCGGTGGCAATGGTTGATGATCAACCTTCTTTCTCAAGTAGAAAACTATTATCTCTGCATCGGTGGGATTAAATCTATACCCTGGTggtaaagaattaagatcaaaatGCTTTCCATATTCACTATGATTATTCTGCACTTCTTGTGGTGCTGTTTGTAGACTTGCATCCTCACCAAGTTCTAAAAGATTCATTTTCTTGAGCttgagttttctcttctttgaCGTCTCTTGCCGGGGTTCTTGTTGCTTAAGACTGAGCCCGAGTTTTCTCCTCTGTCGTCTCCTTCTGGGAAAGATATGACTTCAGGTCAAGGAGTAGTATAATTTGGAACGAATTGCTAGTAAGTTAGTAACTTAtagacattttattttttatttttttatttttatttttaaattttttgtgatTGGTTGGAATTCAACTAATCGGTTATTATGTGTatcttgttattttttaaaaaaaaaaatttaaattttaaatgtaacTTTGTGGTTATCTTatatctttcctttttctttttcttttttttatttttttgtttttaatttcatttaattgtatTAATCTTAGTGGGTGTTtaataaaccaacttaataacttaatttaaatcattaaataaattaaatatatttagtaaaatactTAATGGTGtaacttaaaagtaaaaaataactttaagtaataggtaaaaataattaacttagtTTTAAGTacacatcttcattttactattttatattcatttatccTTATTTCTTCCATAATTTCTTTTGCTATATTACGGCCTCCACTATTACTTAGCCTCATTTATCCTAGTTATAATtcatgaggataaatatattaatttgatgatttaaaatgagttaagttaattttatcaaaccaccttaatacttaaaaataaaaattaagtattaagttttaagttaataagttaaatataatttaaattaaagtcaatttaatttattaaataataaatattaagttttaccaaacattcacttaattttcatattgaaaTGGTGTGATCTAATTGGTTGAGAAACATTACCTCGATCCAAAATAACTTTAAACGACTTCTCAGGCATTTTGGGatcaaaattgaatattttaattcttgtctctattttttttaaatgaaaaataattgtgataaaactagacaaaaatatttaattaaaagagaaaataataccTATATTATGTGAATGcaaaagataattatatattaagagaatagggaaaagaaaatgtaaatataagatttttatggAGGTTCGACGCAACCCGACCTATGTCTACTCTCCTTTAGTTTCAATCCCAAACTTGAGGTTTCACtatttcaaagctttcaaaccAAACCTTTAAGCAATACGATTAGATTATTGTTCTAATCCATCC
Coding sequences:
- the LOC117913643 gene encoding NAC domain-containing protein 2-like; the protein is MNLLELGEDASLQTAPQEVQNNHSEYGKHFDLNSLPPGYRFNPTDAEIIVFYLRKKVDHQPLPPNKIIEVNLYAYDPEELAARYKPSGNGEWFYFTPRDKKYRNGQRPNRSVGGGYWKATGADKEIKFEDRTVGYRKVLVFYRGSAPKGVKTNWIMHEFRVAEPPPEPPRRTGVNDMRLDECVLCKVYKKDERVSKRSRHESGVDESGPSRSKIPRLDRNPNPNEANNQHTVGGGMDSGEDRNSYQYNQNINSHQALQNQQQLQQPIIQMPSANAVFSQDNLQVLPPAGTDVSFHGHNSNLMQSMEYPFPDHSWGMYSEFDNTGFASTMNLNPGYVTGVNIGNANLDSTTDYKMPSLNPIRSANFSSPRLW
- the LOC117913545 gene encoding eukaryotic translation initiation factor 5A-like — its product is MSDEEHHFESKADAGASKTYPQQAGAIRKNGYIVIKARPCKVVEVSTSKTGKHGHAKCHFVGIDIFNGKKLEDIVPSSHNCDVPHVTRTDYQLIDISEDGFVSLLTDSGGTKDDLRLPTDENLLTQIKDGFAEGKDLVVTVMTAMGEEQICALKDIGPKN